AAGATGATAGATGGTCTTCCATGACCGTGGGTGATTTGACCGAAAAAGAGGGGGATTACtaataaacaataaaaacaaaGTGAGAGTGGGAGAGTGAGAGACCAGCGTGTTTGTGTGCCATTGGAGgatggggagagtgagagagcgagagggaggggtggggttAGTTTTTCTGTGTCACTGAAAGGGAGTGGGGGAAGGGAGTCAGAGAGATAATGCGAGCAAGGGAGCGTacaggagtgagtgagagagagagaacacactgaCTCATATGTATAGTGTGCGTGTATCTAggaggaaaaggggggagagagacagaaaatggTATTATGTATGCAAGAGTTACTCAGAGAGAGTTAACCGTGCCTCCATGGCTCTCATTCAGACCCAGCACTATACTGTAGCagcccatcctctctcctctatctcctctcttcatccctctcctcccttcatcccctctcctctctccatcccccctctctctctcctttctcatccctccctctcctctctccatccctccctctcctctctccatccccctctcctctctccatccccctctctctctctatcctctctccatcccccctctcctctctccatccccccctctctctcctttctccatccctccctctcctctctccatccctccctctcctctctccatccctctctctccatccctccctctcctctctccatccctctctctcctctctccatccctctctctcctctctccatccctctcctgtctccatccccctctctctctcctttctccatccctctctctcctctctccatccctctctctccccatccctctctctcctctccccatccctctctcctctctccatccctctctccccatccctctctctcctctccccatccctctctctcctctctccatccctctctctccccatccctctctctcctctccccatccctctctctcctctctccatcccgctctctccccatccctctctctccccatccctctctctcctctctccatccctctctctctccatccctctctctccccatccctctctctccccatccctctctctcctctccatccctctctctccccatccctctctctcctctccccatccctctctctcctctctccatccctctctctcctctccccatccctctctctcctctccccatccctctctctctcctctctccatccctctctctcctctctccattcctctctctccccatccctctctcctctccccatccctctctctcctctctccatccctctctctcctctccccatccctctctctcctctctccatccctctctctccatccctctctctctcctctctccatccctctctctcctctctccattcctctctctccccatccctctctcctctccccatccctctctctcctctctccatccctctctctcctatctccatccctctctctctccatccctctcctctctccatccctctctctcctctctccatctcgctctctccatcctccctccatccctctgctgTTACACAGAAATATCACCACTCAGACATTCACAAAAATAACCAGTTCAATATTTAATGTCCTTGGCAATCCAAAGGTCATAATTCTTTGCAAAAGCAGAtattttacattatcaatgtTGCACCGATCAGTGGATTATATTAAAATATTAATATTAAATTATTACAATTATAAAATCATATCTGCAGCCGCAAAGCAAGAATTGATTGGTTGAGATCCAGTTCCCCTGATGGAAAGATAATATTTCAGTCATTATTATATTAAATAAATTACATTACTAGATTAGTATTAAAGTCTGCAAAATTAAATGTAATGTGGGTGTCCCTCCCTGTGAAAGCTATAGAAATGGTACAATAAATTAGTAATTACAATTACTGCTGCTTCATCATGGTCTGTAGCAGATAGTGGCACTTCAGGAACATTGGGATTTCATATTTAATCAATGAAGTAATTTTCAAGCTGCAATATGCAACTTTTAGGctgacccaaccaaattcacatagaaatattagttatagatctgtcattgtcattgtaagcaagtctaagaagcagtagatctgttctatgtgtgctatttctatgcttcccattcttaagtttcattgttgccttttactttcggttttgtacaccagcttcaaacaatatttttggttatagaaaatatatttcccagcggtttagatggtataatgattctctacacaaaacaagcaatgattgcttgttttgtcacataaattgaaattaggcaaactatttgaattttagcaaccaggaaatggagaagcgatttctgcatattgcacctttaaatgtGAAACCATGCAGACTGTGAGGTGTGGAAATGTAGGTTCTTCTGTGCACATGTAGCTCTGTAAAAGAGCACCTCCATAcctaaacaaacacacacctccaTCTTACCAGAGATTGACCAAACACAGTGTCTCATAAAACCCATCCCCAGTCATCCCCATGCTACACAGGTGCAGCCTATTTATAGGCAGTCGCCCAAAATTCACCCCCTTACCCACCTTCAGCTCCCCCACCCCCTCAAacaccctcgctccctccctgtCCTTCACCTTGGCCAGGGTGAGGTGGTAGCGTGGTGTGAAGGAGTCCCTGTGCAGCCAGCCCTGCTCTCTGAAGGCCTCCTGTAGGCCAGCGTTCAGCTGCTGGAGGTGGCGCTGAGGATGGGGGCTCAGGTAGAGAACCTTCCCACCAAAGTGCTTCAGTTTCAGGGGGAAAGAGACGGCCACGGGGGGGTTGCGGTCCAGGTAGGCGAAGCGTTGGAGCATCTCCCCAGCGGCGGTGACCTCGGCTGGGCCGGGGAGGACCAGGAGACAGAGGGTGAcatgaagggaggaggggggtaaCCAGTGAGGGGcggatgaggggaggagggaggtgagctCCTCCTGAAGGCGCtggaaggaggagaggatggagggagtgtTGGCCCGGAAGGTGATGAAGTGGGTGGGCTTACGTTTGGAAGGCCGGCCTCcacccctctctgttctctgctccatccctctctctcctctctccatccctctctctccccatccctctctctcctctctccatccccctctctcctctccccatccctctctcctctctccatccctctctctctgggctaGGTCTGGGCCTTTCTCTCCATCCCAGTAATCTTTCCATTCTTCCTCCCCACCTTCCTCccccctgctctctctttctctctgggatAGAGAGATCTGGTCTGCTATGACGACTAAAACGGAATCCTTCCCAACTTCCTCTTCCGAGGGTTCTGATTCTCTTCCTACTTCCTGTTGGTTCAGTGGAGTACTTCCTGTGCCTGGTCTGATCGACTCAGGCATCTGAACACTTGTCTTGCTCTGATTTCTTTCCTCCAAGTGTCCGTTTTCAACATCCTGTTTTATCAGGTACTCTtcactctcttctccctcctctgtaGTGACGACGCCATCTTGTTCTTCTCTTGGGTCTTGTTGTTTAACATCTTGTGTCCCTGTTCCTGCCAATAAACAAGCAGATTTTGAAGGGTAACCAAACATTATGACAAAAACATGTTATAGACTAACAAAGTGAAATAGAACAGTATGTTAATCCAGGTTCTAGAGCTGTGTAAATccctcaccctctcactctcccttcctaccttcctctctccctacctaccttcctccctctctctctctctctctctccctaccttccTCCCTCGCTACATTCCTTCCTCGCCCTCTCACCTTCCTTCCCCTCGCTCCCTCACCctcactcccttcctccccctctctccctctcccttcctccccctctctccctctcccttcctccctccctcactccctccccaccctccctcactccctcccctccctcacctGCTCTCCCTTccaccctccctcaccctctttcccttcctccctctctctcccctcctttcctcactccctcaccctctctcccttccctccctcaccctctctcccttccacccttcccccctcactccctccctccctccctcactccctaccctccctccctcactccctaccctccctcaccctctctcccttccaccctccctcgccctctcttACCCTGCTCTTGCTCCTCCTCCTGCCCAAAGGGGGGCGCCAGACACTGTCCAGTGGATCCAAACACCCTGTCAGTCCTGTTGTTGCGGTCCCAGACTCTACGCCCTCTATGGGTGAAGTACTGGATCCTGTGTCTGGGCAGGGCTAGCTCAGAGGAGTAGTCACAGTCGCAGGGGTCGGCATCCCAGTTGAACTCAGAGAAGGGGCGCTCCAGCACCCCAAGGAAGCGGTCCACGTACCCCACCACGAAGTCCGCCGCCTCCACCGACGGGTCCCACAGGATCCGCGAGATGACGTCATCGGCTGTGCGCATGCGGGGCTTCTTGGTTGAttctgaggggagagagaaacacgTTTGTCAGCTAGTTATACTTAGTTTGCAGTAAATTTTAGTGGGTTCTCATATGTTCAGTTAGATTTAATGGAGGGAAATTGTACCTTTTCCCTCTGTGTCTTTTGGCTGGTTTGTTTTACTGCCTTTTGCTTTCTTCTTGAGTTTTCCCTCCTTTTCTCCATCATCCTTCCTGTTTTCCTGGTCTATAACAGCCTCTGGGTCGTCTAATGTTGGAGTGCTGaggaagagggaaggagaaagagggatTTTATTCATCACTATGGTCAATGTAAGAGCTGACCTGTTAGGTCTACCTCATACTGATAGGACAGTGACCCCTTAGATGGATGTATTTTA
The sequence above is a segment of the Coregonus clupeaformis isolate EN_2021a unplaced genomic scaffold, ASM2061545v1 scaf0125, whole genome shotgun sequence genome. Coding sequences within it:
- the LOC121556504 gene encoding leukocyte receptor cluster member 9 isoform X1 translates to MASEETGLPLDSAENLEDRRAQEHRSTEGPKTEVPARHSQDGPQVTAGQEEGAGVCQFFLLGKCRFGNRCRRSHSTPTLDDPEAVIDQENRKDDGEKEGKLKKKAKGSKTNQPKDTEGKESTKKPRMRTADDVISRILWDPSVEAADFVVGYVDRFLGVLERPFSEFNWDADPCDCDYSSELALPRHRIQYFTHRGRRVWDRNNRTDRVFGSTGQCLAPPFGQEEEQEQGTGTQDVKQQDPREEQDGVVTTEEGEESEEYLIKQDVENGHLEERNQSKTSVQMPESIRPGTGSTPLNQQEVGRESEPSEEEVGKDSVLVVIADQISLSQRERESRGEEGGEEEWKDYWDGEKGPDLAQRERDGERREGWGEERGGWREEREGWGERGMERGERGMEQRTERGGGRPSKRKPTHFITFRANTPSILSSFQRLQEELTSLLPSSAPHWLPPSSLHVTLCLLVLPGPAEVTAAGEMLQRFAYLDRNPPVAVSFPLKLKHFGGKVLYLSPHPQRHLQQLNAGLQEAFREQGWLHRDSFTPRYHLTLAKVKDREGARVFEGVGELKVGKGVNFGRLPINRLHLCSMGMTGDGFYETLCLVNLW
- the LOC121556504 gene encoding leukocyte receptor cluster member 9 isoform X2; its protein translation is MASEETGLPLDSAENLEDRRAQEHRSTEGPKTEVPARHSQDGPQVTAGQEEGAGVCQFFLLGKCRFGNRCRRSHSTPTLDDPEAVIDQENRKDDGEKEGKLKKKAKGSKTNQPKDTEGKESTKKPRMRTADDVISRILWDPSVEAADFVVGYVDRFLGVLERPFSEFNWDADPCDCDYSSELALPRHRIQYFTHRGRRVWDRNNRTDRVFGSTGQCLAPPFGQEEEQEQGTQDVKQQDPREEQDGVVTTEEGEESEEYLIKQDVENGHLEERNQSKTSVQMPESIRPGTGSTPLNQQEVGRESEPSEEEVGKDSVLVVIADQISLSQRERESRGEEGGEEEWKDYWDGEKGPDLAQRERDGERREGWGEERGGWREEREGWGERGMERGERGMEQRTERGGGRPSKRKPTHFITFRANTPSILSSFQRLQEELTSLLPSSAPHWLPPSSLHVTLCLLVLPGPAEVTAAGEMLQRFAYLDRNPPVAVSFPLKLKHFGGKVLYLSPHPQRHLQQLNAGLQEAFREQGWLHRDSFTPRYHLTLAKVKDREGARVFEGVGELKVGKGVNFGRLPINRLHLCSMGMTGDGFYETLCLVNLW